One Aegilops tauschii subsp. strangulata cultivar AL8/78 chromosome 2, Aet v6.0, whole genome shotgun sequence genomic window, CAGGAAGGAAGACCACAGCCACAAGGCCCTTGTGTCATGCATGTGTTTGTATGGGAAGGTCCAAGGCTAAAAGAATGTACAAGGGAACTCCAAGGCAGAGTCCCTCCCTGGATGGGAACAAACACAGAGTTATTAAGCAGGATTGCAGGAAAAGAGCAAAGTGGGAAGACACAAGAAATGATGTTTGTGTTACCTTGGATCAGACTATTTGGACTGTTGGGATGGTTCCCTCCAACCCCCTGCCCTGCTGTTTTAGCTTCTCGCTGCAGTGGTAGACAGCTAGCTTTTGTAGTGATTTGGGGAGGCCATCGTTAGGCAATGAAGAAATGACTGGGCAATCGTAGGCTACTAAATTCTTGAGGTTGCTAAGGTTGTGCAGCCCTGCAGGGAATTGTTGAAGGCCCTTGAAATCCCAAAACTCTAGTTCCCGGAGGGAGGAGAGGAGTTGAAGGGCGTCCTCTTGCTCCTTGCTGAACCGCTGCATCCCTTCACACCAATCCCCCCAAAGTCTCAGCTTGGTGAGGGAGGAAGAGAGGAATCTGCAGACGGGTGCAGCAAGAAGTCCTGCTATGTCATCTGTCCAGAGCCCACGCAGTGTGGATGAAACAAGCTGTGTCTGCTGCTCTTCACCTCCCTCAGCATCCTCCAAAGCCCGTCTGGGATTGGGATCCCAATCAGCAAAGAATCGAGGGCTGCCCCTGACCACTAATTCGTTGAGCTGGCCTCCGGTGGTAAGGAGAGACCACAAGCCATGACATTTCAGATCCTCTCCGCACCGAAGCAATACTAATTTGGTGAGAGAGGAGAGGTTTGAGAGGGGCTCCAGTGTCCCCATGCCTTTCACACTCATAAGCTCCAGGAAGTGCAGGGAGGAAGGGAAAATGTGAGAGGAAAAGGAGAAggtggatagaaactttggggacCACCGTATTGTTAAACTCTGGAGGGATCGCAAGGCTTGGAGCCATTCTCCACCAGGAACAAGAGTTGGCGGGCCCACCAGGACCAGCTCTGGGCAGAAAGAGAACTCCAATTCCCGTAGTGAGTCACAGAGATGAGCAGGGAAGAGCAACACTCCATCATCCTCttcctctgctgctgctgctgttatTTCACCTCCCGCCATCTCTGATGCTTCTGATGTTTTTTGTTGCACATCCAGCCCCACTACCAGCCTTTTTATCTTTTTACAGTCGTAGATTACCAGTTTGGAGAGTTTTGGGAGGTGGGGGAGGAGCTCTGTCAGTTCCTCCCCACTGTTACCACTTAAGTAATTTATCTTGATATGCTCAACAGGGAGCTGCCATTCCACATCACCCTGGCCTCCTAGTGGTCCAACCAGACCATCTGAATGTTCTACAACCAATGTCTTCAGCGAGGTTAGCATCAGAAGGTGCTTCAACTCCAGAGGTGGGCAACGCACGAGTGTCAGCTTCTCAAGACCTGTTTCTTTATTGGAAACTAACAGTTGGTCTAGACCATCCTTTCCAGAAATTCTCAATGGTGCTGGTGATCTGGGAGCAACGTAGAGGAGGAAGGATGGTCAGAGCACAAAGGCGATAATGTAGTGAGTCAAAGAGATGAGCTGGGAAAGAATACGTAGAATCAGGAGGAAGAACCGTACCTTTTAATGAGTTGAGAGTCGCTGCTGGAATGTTGTTTTATTTCTGTCTGGTAATGTAGCTCTTCACCTGATGCTGGTGTGTGTTTCCCTGGGATCGGGTGCTGTTTTTCTGCCCAACCACGCACATCCTGAGACTCCTTGCTTGGACTTTCAGTTTGTTCACTTGATGTTGACGGGTGGATCTCGTGCTGTTTTTCTGCGTCAGCATACAATTCCTCTCTCTCTACGCTCAGGTTAGGGTGCCTGCCCATGGCTTTCCTGAATTCAGACTCTGCAGCCATGAAGTGACTTTCCACAGCACCGGCGGTTAGCCCGATTACTCCAGAAATCTCCTTGACGCTTAACAGATCTTCAACGCCGACAAGAAAAAATCCATCTCTTGGGTAGGCATTGAAACCTAGTTTAAGCCTCTCAAGATTGGGCATTGTTCCTTCCTGAAACAGCAGGCGCAGTACACCACACCTGAACTCAAAATACTCTAGAGCAGAAAACGCTCCCGGTGCGAAGCCGATGAGTCCTGTAGTTGGTTGCTGGACATGCAACGAGAGAACACCGAGAAATGACAATTGTTGCAGGTTACTGATATCATCTCTTTGGAGTTCTCGCACTACAAATTTCAAAATGCATAGGTTGGTAAGCTGTCCAATCCACTTGGGGACTCTGCAGATGGGTGACAGCAACTCCAGTGTCTTCACTGATTTGCAAGAACAGATGGGTGACAGAAACTCCGTTGTCTTCCCTGATTTGCAAGAACAGCTTGGATCGTCCAATGAAATAGGAGGATTCAGGGTGGTGACAATTTTCAGGGTACCCGTCAAATCGGGCACTTCTGTGCCAACTCCGAGACGCAGATGCAACCAGCTTCGAAGATGAACAATATTCGCTGGAATAGCTGCCACCCTTGCATCTATCTCTAGTGTTTCCAAGTGTTTCGGACCTTGCATCAGATCTGGAAGATGTACGGTGTCGTTGCATGTGACCTGCAATGATCGCAGTAGAGCCAATTCAGAGGTAGGCTTGAGGTCCACACCGGTGCTTGGTTCATCAGCCCACATATGAAGGATCAGGACTCGTAGAACCTTAAACTCCAAAATGGAAGAGTAACAGCTCTTTAGTCCAATAAAGGCAAGTGATCGAACTTGCGACAGTCCGATGCTCTCTGGTCTAGTTGCATATGTTGCACTGCCAAACTGGAGGGACAGACGACTAACCTTGTTAGCAAACCCCATTGTCCTTTCGGAATAATCTATTACCGTCATAAAATTCTCTTCTCTGGACTTCGATGTAATAAGATTGTGTGCCATGGGGTGCACTGCATAGTAATATACGTCATTACTATAGCCCACATCTATACATTGGATCAGGCCCATATTTACAAGCTTATCGAAATAGTTCCCGCCAACCTTCAATTTGTCCTCCTCTCTTGGTGCAAGGATGAAACCTTCAGCTACCCATTGCTTTACTATATCTTCTTTCAAGATTATATAATTCTCTGGGTATAAACTGAGATACAACAGACATGTCTGCAAATGACTGGGAAGACAATTGTAGCAAAAATTGAGTACTTGTTTGAGTACCTCCACATGAGTTGTATCTGTTGGTAAAATGTTCTGTATTTGCTCCCTTTCTTGTACTGTATTTGCTTCCCCTTGGCTTGCTAGAATACCGGATATGCTGATAATTGCCAGTGGTAAACCAGCACATCTTCTTATTATCTTCTCCCACACTTTATCCAATTGGCGAGATTTTTCTTCTCCAGAGGCAAACACTCCTCTGATGAACAATTCTTCTGAGTGATTGACGCTAAGAGGTTCCATCTTATAGATGGATTTTGACTGGTAACGACAGCACGCCAGTGCAACATCCTTAATTTCAGTCGTTATTATTATCCTACTTAGATTACCCTCCGGGAAAGCCCGTCTAGCAACATCCCATACAGAGGTAGCCCATAAATCATCGATTATAAGAAAGTACCTGCAAGATGAAAGTTTGTAGTATATATTAAACATACATTTCAGACAAAATAGAGAAATAATCATCAATTATAAGAAAGTGCGCATGTCATCGATCTGTAGCTGTCACGCACCAAAGCCTTTTCATACAAATCAAACACTTAGGAAGTGTTTGGTTCCAGATTGGTAACGCAAACGTAAACGCAATGGGTTTACGGTGTTAATGTAAACGGAATGGACAAAACTTCAAATTTATTTGGTTACTTACTATAACGTAAATCAATACCGGGATTGCTCAGGAATTCACGACAGCGAACATGGATAGGCAAGCCGGGACGGCAGTGGCTGGCCACCGCTGGATATGGCGGCGTAGTATAAGGCTGCCCGTAATAGGGAATATCATGTACTAGTATCATATATATGATATTAGTGTATGATACCAGATTCGTAATGCATATTATCATAAGATATTATCTTAGATTGCCTTATTAATTGCCATGCCTGACCGAAAGTAGTACACCATTTAATATGATATGGTATCATGATACCAGATTTGTAATGCTTATTATCATAAGATATTATCTTAGATTGCCTTGTTAATTGCCACGCATGACcgaaagtagtacaacatttaatataatatgctatcatgatatgataccacaccctctcATTTCAAatttaattgtgtgccacatAATAAAAAAAGTCTAGTTGACATACATGATACCACTTATGATACttccattacaaccagcctaagGGCCTGGACGTTAAGAGTGTGAGTGAGCGCCACGGCGGCCGCTACTACCGCCGGACCTGGCGAGTAGCAACCTGCCGCCAAGGCTGAAGGCGGAGGTGAGGCGCCGCAGGCATGCTGAGGAGTGACACGCTGGCAAAGTCTAAATCATGTATTCTAGGAAGTGTATTTTATATATCAAATCCGACGGAGCAAGTGAAGTAACAATTCCTTTTGGAGGGGGGGAGGGTGGTCGGATCGCAATTTTAGTTGTAAAAACGGTCAGGGCGGTGTAACTTCGTGTCACATGTGTGGCACTTATCATTTGGGAAGATAAGAGTAAATAACCATGCACGTAAAAGCGCACGTCACTCAACCATGGGAAAAATAGCTCGCCGCAACAAAATAGGGCCGGCATCAAAATACGCTATTAGCCTACTATATCGTGCTATAGCAGCTATTAGCAAGGCGTTATACATTGATTTATTTAGCGAGCCAATTTTCAATATGCTAGCACACTATAGTGCGCTATTTTTTTCCAGTGACTCAACTAGTTAATTATGAAGCTAGATTCGgagaaacaaaaagaaaagagatTAGAGAGAGGAGGCGTTAAAAGAGGGCATCACCAAGCACGAAGCAAAAGCCGCCGCCTCCTGTCTCAAGAAAACTTAGGATTCCTCTGCCTCCCGCTGGCGTCGCCGTTGGTCCGCCTTGTCTTtggtggccttagggccatggggGCGCAGTGGATCCCAACACTAATCGGTGGGAGGGCCCTGTTTTTAGACGTTTCTTTGAGTTTTGTTTGGGTTTGTATCCTGCTTAGAAATGCGAGATTGTTGCGTCTCCTTGAAGGTCAAATAAGGTTCTCCTCGTCTAGCCCCCGTCTTGGTGGTGCGTCTAGCACTGTCAATGGGTGTGTGAAGGTATATCTCCGGTGGATCTGACTTTGGTGCATCTGCTCGGATCTGGTCCTCGTTCGTGTGTCTTTAGGCGGATTCCTGTCGATCTATGCTACTCTTCTACGACGGCGGTTGTTGTTGTGGTGTGTTGGTTTATTGGGGTCTTAGCACGAAGACTTCCCGACTTTTTACTACAATAAGGTTTGCctggctccggcgagggaggggaGATGCTTCGGCGCTTGTAGTCATCGTTTGGTGGTCTATTGGATGTAGCTTTTATTATTTCTGATtttcgttgtactgccatgattgaagatgaatagatcggaaGTTTATTCGAAAAGAAAAAAGATTATTCCCCTTTCTAAGAGTGATAAAAATTTGATAATTAGATAGAATAGTTATTAGATACTAAGTATATATATATTATAAAGAGTGCAAAGGGCTAAGAAAAAAACCTTTTCCCTTGTAGATGCTGCTTGATGTCGTGAATCAGCTCGTGCACCTCATTAGTGGCGGGTGGTTGGTGCGGACGAACTTGTGCGAGTATGCTCCTGAGCAGCCTCCTCATGTCAGGCTTCTTGGCCGTCCGCACAAATGCGCAGCAGCCAAAGTAGTCCCTGGGTTTGTGCTCACGCCATAGCTGTTTGGCAAGCGTGGTCTTGCCGATTCCCCCAACACCGACAACGGATGCCACCTTGAGCTCCTTGTCATCATCGGTCAGCCACTGGTAGAGGGCATTGAACGGGCCATCATAAAGACCGACGACTGGCAGGTCTGGCGTCCTCCTCCGGCCGTCCACCATCAGGAACTGGAAATCAGTTGCAGGATTTGAACAGACGGGGATGCTTCCAAGCATACATCTATCGTACCGCTCGTTGGCCTCCTTCACGCGGGCCTTGAATCCAGACATCCTGCCGACCCAGGTATCCGGGTAGGCGAGATCCGGGTCGGCGAGGTCGACGCAGTTTTCCATGTCATAGGATAGCTCGCGCACATCCTTCATCCAGATCCTGGCTTCTACGGAAGGGTCTCGTGCCTCCGAGAGCAGCAGCAGCCCGTTTGTGAGTTTCCCCAGCTCAACCTTGAGTTCCGCATCAAGGAGTGGATCCAGTTCCAGCTTCCCTGGGAGGGAGCCCATGGCACCCAGGGAAGCGCTAACCGGAGGCAGCTCCATGCCTCTCGGCCAGTGGTGGTAGCGTGTGTGCGGGGTGTCAGACTTGgaaagaggaagagggagagggagaggggtgCGGAGGAACACCggagagcagagagagagagagagaacgcTTCAATGAAGAGACGAAGTGGTCGACGAAGACCTTTTCCTGGAATTTTCTCTCGGCGGCATCTCCCATTCTCATTAGAGCATCTTCGGACCCTCAAATCCTCCCTGTTAGAGTTACAATATAAGTCATGTACCCCTTTAtatttatcccgttgtataaggggtttcctgcatatgttcccacctgtacatgtatatatatcggcctatggcctcatggaatacaagttgcttattcctaacatggtattagagctagGTCAATTTTTTGCACGCTGCAACTCGTGCTATTGATCCGTCCCGATCGAGTCCGGCTCGTCTTCCTCCCGCTCGAAGCCGCCGTCCCCGTGGCTGCTCCCGCTCGAAGTCAACCGCCCTCCCGCTCGAAGCCGGCCGCCGCGCCTGCGGGACTGCTCCCGTGGTCTTCCGCCGAAGCTCTCCCCGCCGAAGCTCCCTCCCGTCGAAGCTCTCCCGCCACGCCCGCGGGACTGCTCCCGTGGTCTTCCGCCGAAGCTCCCTCCCGTCGACGCTCTCCCCGTGCTCGGCCATCGCGCCCGCGGGACTTCGTGCTCTTCCTCGTGCGCCCCCGCACCGCGCTCTCTCTGCCCAGATCTGCCAGGAGCCCGGACTCGTGGTCACGCATCCACTTTCGGCGGCCGCCGTTCGCGCGTGGTCTCCCGTGGTCTTCCGCCTGTCGTCCGGTGTTCCACTGATTACGGGTCTCTCCTAAAAAAAATGTCTGCTGCATCGGGCTATGTTTCTGTCCCTCGCTGTCCGGTGATCTTCGATGGTACTAACTACACTGAGTTCGCTGGCTTCATGCGCATTCACATGCGTGGCATCCGTCTCTGGGGTGTTCTTTTTGGCGAGGTCTGTTGTCCGCCACGTCCGGTTCCTCCGGTGGCCCCTACTCCGCCGACTCCACTGGTTCTTCCTACGGATGCTAATCAGGCCGCCGAGGATGCGGCTAAGATTGCTGATGAGGCTACTGATCGTGCCTATGATGAGAGGGCTTTGGCTTATGAGGAGGCTCTTCAGACGTATCATGGTGCTTTGTCTGTTTACACTCAGTGGCTTGatgatgatgctcgtgctgcagctgttctcactgctagtgttctgcctcagtttgcttctgagtttctgggtcttcctactgtcttccagatgtggacctgccttcgtcagcgctatgagccctctggtgatgccttATATCTTTCTGTGGTTCAtcaggagcatgctcttcagcagggtgactCTATTGTTGATGACTTTTATGCACAGAGTTCTGCTATCTGACGCCAGCTTGATTCTCTCCGCAGTGCTGGTTGTCGTACTTGCCCCTGCTGCCAGGCTGTCCAGGCCGATTTGGAGTTTCATCGTGTCTATGAGTTCCTGTCTCGGCTCCGTAAGGAGTTTGAGCCCCGGCGTGCTCAGTTGTTTGCTCGTGGCCGTATTTCTCTCATGGAGGCGCTTTCAGAGATTCTTGCTGAGGAGACTCGCCTACGTGGTGCTGGTTTGCTGGAGGTTCCCTCTGTGCTCGCTACTCGGGTTTCTTCCACTCCACCTGCTGCACCGCCCCATTCTCGCTCGAGTGCTCCGCCGCTCTTGCCCACTCCTTCTGGAGGCTCAGGTCGGCCCCGTTCACATTGTGACTACTGCAACAATGATGGTCATATTGAGTCCCAGTGCTACACAAAGCGGAAACACCTGCGCAAGGCGCGATCATCCTCCTCAGGGACTTCGTCATCTCCCTCGCCAGCTTCCGCCATTGCTTTGACTGAGCAGGATATTCTGAGACTTAAGCGTCTGCTCGCGGCTTCAGGTTCTTCCTCGACGGGTACTGCTGGTTCTGTGACTGATGCTTCCCGCACTGAGCACCCGCCctctacacagtcaggtacatccccatgggttctggattctggagcttcttttcatatgtcttctcattcttctgctTTGTCTTCTCTTCGCTCGCTGGATTCTCCTGTTCATGTCTTCACTGTTGATGGTACTCCACTTTCTGTTGCTAGTAGAGGccatctttccactccttattctattcctgatgttgctcatgttcctcgacttaccatgaatctgttttctgccggtcaacttactgattctggttgtcgtgtcatccttgatgttgattcttgttctgtccaggatcgtcgcatgcacactctggttggggctggccctcgccgccgtgattctcagggtctttgggagttggactggcttcatgttccttccgctgccaccaccatcgCCAGTTCCTCCGCTGCTGTCGCTTCTGTTACTGGTTCCTTCAAGCAGTGGCATCATTGACTTGGTCATCTGTGTGGTTCTCGATTATCGTCTTTAGTTCGTCGAGGCCTTCTGGGGTCTGTCTCAGGAGATGTCTCTTTAGAGTGTCAGGGTTGTCGTCTTGGCAAGCAGATTCAGCTACCATATTCTCATAGTGAGTCAGTGTCTCAGCGTCCTTTCGATTTAGTccattctgatgtatggggtccggctcctttcacttcgaaaggtggtcataaatactatattattttcatcgatgatttttctcgttacacatggctttatttcatgacttcacgtagtgaggtgttgtctatttataagcgttttgctgccatggttcatactcagttctcttcacccattcgtgtttttcgtgctgactccgctggtgagtatatctccaagatgttgcgtggtgtccttgctgagcagggtactcttgcctagttctcttgtcctggtgctcatgctcagaatggtgtgtctgagcgcaagcatcgtcaccttcttgagacggctcgtgctatgatgatcgccgcctctcttccgcctcatttttgggccgaggctatctccacttctgtctatctcatcaaccttcagcCATCTGCTGCTTTGCAGGGTGGTGTTCCTTTTGAGCGTCTGTTTGATCGCTCTCCCGATTATTCGATGCTTCGtttgtttggttgtgtttgctatgttcttcttgcccctcgcgaacgcaccaaactgaccgctcagtctgttgagtgtgtcttcttaggctacagtgatgagcataagggctatcgttgttgggatcctgtcggtcgtcggatgcgtatctctcgagatgtgacttttgatgagtctcgtccttTTTACCCACGACCATCTTCCTCGGTCTTTTCAGTGGAGGATATCTCTTTTCTCACTTTTCCTGACTCCCCTATCACTCCCATCGCGCCTGTGCCTATTCGTCCCActccctctgcttctccacccCTCGTCGAGTCACCGCCACCATCTTCCCCGGTCTCCTCACCTAGCATGTCACCGGATTCTACACCTTCATCTCCGGTGACTTCTTCGTCGCCACCCCCTGATTCTACCTTGGCGATTCCTccttctcttgttccatctcttccgcagcattacactcgtcgttcacgacctgtggatgcttccttggatgagtcgtcctcttcctctcagcctacttatggcttgcgttctcatcctcgtccgcctattgatcgctttggatttcccaccgctggtgctgctgttcttgagccgacttcttaccgtcaggctgttgttcatcctgaatggcagtttgcgatggcagaggagattgctgctcttgaacgcactggtacctgggatcttgtttctcttcctcccggagtccgtcccatcacttgtaagtgggtctacaaggttaagactcgctccgatggttctcttgagcgtcacaaagctcgtctcgtggctcgtggttttcagcaggagcatggtcgtgattatgacgagacttttgctcctgtggcccatatgaccactattcgtacacttcttgctgttgcctctgcacgccactggtctatatctcagcttgatgttaagaatgcctttcttaatggtgagctgcgtgaggaggtgtacatgcagccaccacctgggtattctgttcctgatggcatggtgtgtcgtcttcgtcgctctctctatggccttaagcaagcccctcgcgcctggtttgagtgttttgcttctgtggtcaccactgctggtttttcagcaagtgctcatgatcccgccttgtttattcacctttctcctcgtggtcggactcttcttcttctctatgttgatgatatggtcatcactggggatgaccccgagtatattgcctttgtaaaggcccgtcttagtgagcagtttcttatgtctgatcttggacctcttcgctattttcttgggattgaagtctcttctacctctgatggcttttttatatcccaggaaaagtatatccaggatcttcttgctcgtgctgctctttCTGACGAGCGCACTGTTCAtactcctatggagctcaatgttcacctccgtgctactgatggtgatcctctccctgacccgacgcgttatcgtcatctcgttggcagtcttgtctatctagctgtcactcgtccggacatctcttatccggttcatattctgagtcagtttgtttctgctcccacatcggttcactacggtcatctccttcgtgttctccgatatcttcggggcacgatctctcaccgtctattctttcctacctccagttctttacagcttcaggcctattcggatgctacgtgggctagtgatccttctgatcgccgttcactttctgcttactgtgtttttcttggtggttctctcattgcctggaagacgaagaaacagattgcagtttcccgttcaagtgctgaggctgagttgcgagccatggctcttttgacggcagaggtgacttggttacggtggttacttcaggattttggtgtttctgtcactacaccgactctgctcttatctgacagtacaggtgctattagcattgcgcgcgatcctgtgaagcatgagctcaccaagcatattggtgttgatgctttctatgtgcgcgctgctgtgcaggatcaggttattgctcttcagtatgtgccttccgagttacagttggcagatttcctgacgaaggcccagactagagcacaacatggcttttatctctccaaactcagtgttgttcatccaccatgagtttgaggggggggggggtgttagagttataatataagtcatgtacccctttgtatttatcccgttgtataaggggtttcctgcatatgttccccacctgtacatgtatatatatcggcctatggcctcatgggaatacatTGCTTATTCCTAACACTCCCAGACAAATAAGGACAGACAGTCGGCCGGTCACTGCTCGGACCGAGAATAGCCGCCCATCGTATAGCAAACCCAAACATCTAGTTTGACGACATCACCAAAACCCAACCCTAGATTTGAGGCGCGCGCGAACACGCTCGGCCGCGTCCGCCACGTCGGATCGGCCCACCCAACAACACATATATCTTGTCCCTATCCACATCCCCGACCAAACCCTAACCATTCCACTTCACTTTCGGTCCGCTTCGCTCAACTTTTTCTGGCCATTTCTGGCATGGCGGACAACGGATCTGAGTCCGGCAACCATATGGGTGGTAATGTGATAAATCGCCTATGAGGTGAGAACAGGCTTGACAAGGGTTGCCCGGCCAATGATGGTGATATTTCTTCCGTCCCAAATGGTGAGCTTGGAAGCAATATTATCTTCAAGATGCTGGAAGTCGACCCTTTTGAGTTGCCATACCGAAAGTGGTAGCCCCAAGTACTTGGTTGGGAAGGCCGCCCGAGCCGGCAGCAACCTGTAAAGTATTGTTGCAAGGATGGGAACAACCACACTTTCCTGGAAATTTGTGGCCAGCCCTGTTACTCCCTCAAAATTGCTCAAACTCACAAGATTTTTTATGTCTGTCTTGATAGGAGCCATAAAGACTGTCGCATCCTCTGCATAGAGGGAAGTGTGAATGGTGACCCCTCTACAACGTATCTTGTGGGAATACCACATTGAGTGGACAACTCAAGGATTTTTTGTAAGGGGTCAATTGCAATGACGAAAAGGAGCCGCGATAGGGGATCTCCTTGCGGGAGGATGATGTGTGAAGCAAGGCGACAATCCAATCCCTAAATTAGTCAGGAAGCCACAACGTTGTAGAAGATCAAGCAAGTACTCCCATTTCACCGAGTCGAAAGCCTTTCGAATGTCGAGCTTGAAGAGGAGGGACGGTACTTTCAATTTGTGCAGGCGGCGTGCAAGATTTCGCAGATTCATGAAGTTGTCATGGATGCTTCTGCTTTTGATGAATGCGCTTTGAGCATTGGAGACGATGTCGTTCATATGAGGTCCAGGCGGATAGCGAGGATCTTGGCGATAATTTTTTTCACCACGTGAATGTGGCCAATGGGACAATAGCAGTCATGTGTTTGTTTAAAGGCTCACCAGCCTGAGCGTGCTATCTGTTTATAACATTCATGTGTTTGTTCAAAGGTTCATCACCCGGTGACTGCACCACTCATATACAACCCTCTGCTCTACCACCCCCCGCATCAATCCCGCGAGCGATGGGAGGAAACCCTAGCCGTCGGCCACCAGTGCCTCCACTCCCCCCCTCCTCCCTTACCGCCAAAGCCCGGCAGGCTTCAACGGCGGCGGGGCCTCATTTTCCCCTATGATTGCCCTTCAGTGTGAAGCGCGGGGCAGTCCGGGTGCATGGAGGTGCTGTGCTCGCGCAGGGCACAGCAGCGCGGCAGCGGACATCCGGGGCGTCGGCATCGCGATGCGACGGCCTAGGCATGCGATGGCACGTGGCAGCTGTGGGCCCGACAACTCTGAGTTGATGTGTGCCC contains:
- the LOC109751707 gene encoding disease resistance protein RGA5-like, giving the protein MELPPVSASLGAMGSLPGKLELDPLLDAELKVELGKLTNGLLLLSEARDPSVEARIWMKDVRELSYDMENCVDLADPDLAYPDTWVGRMSGFKARVKEANERYDRCMLGSIPVCSNPATDFQFLMVDGRRRTPDLPVVGLYDGPFNALYQWLTDDDKELKVASVVGVGGIGKTTLAKQLWREHKPRDYFGCCAFVRTAKKPDMRRLLRSILAQVRPHQPPATNEVHELIHDIKQHLQGKRYFLIIDDLWATSVWDVARRAFPEGNLSRIIITTEIKDVALACCRYQSKSIYKMEPLSVNHSEELFIRGVFASGEEKSRQLDKVWEKIIRRCAGLPLAIISISGILASQGEANTVQEREQIQNILPTDTTHVEVLKQVLNFCYNCLPSHLQTCLLYLSLYPENYIILKEDIVKQWVAEGFILAPREEDKLKVGGNYFDKLVNMGLIQCIDVGYSNDVYYYAVHPMAHNLITSKSREENFMTVIDYSERTMGFANKVSRLSLQFGSATYATRPESIGLSQVRSLAFIGLKSCYSSILEFKVLRVLILHMWADEPSTGVDLKPTSELALLRSLQVTCNDTVHLPDLMQGPKHLETLEIDARVAAIPANIVHLRSWLHLRLGVGTEVPDLTGTLKIVTTLNPPISLDDPSCSCKSGKTTEFLSPICSCKSVKTLELLSPICRVPKWIGQLTNLCILKFVVRELQRDDISNLQQLSFLGVLSLHVQQPTTGLIGFAPGAFSALEYFEFRCGVLRLLFQEGTMPNLERLKLGFNAYPRDGFFLVGVEDLLSVKEISGVIGLTAGAVESHFMAAESEFRKAMGRHPNLSVEREELYADAEKQHEIHPSTSSEQTESPSKESQDVRGWAEKQHPIPGKHTPASGEELHYQTEIKQHSSSDSQLIKRSPAPLRISGKDGLDQLLVSNKETGLEKLTLVRCPPLELKHLLMLTSLKTLVVEHSDGLVGPLGGQGDVEWQLPVEHIKINYLSGNSGEELTELLPHLPKLSKLVIYDCKKIKRLVVGLDVQQKTSEASEMAGGEITAAAAEEEDDGVLLFPAHLCDSLRELEFSFCPELVLVGPPTLVPGGEWLQALRSLQSLTIRWSPKFLSTFSFSSHIFPSSLHFLELMSVKGMGTLEPLSNLSSLTKLVLLRCGEDLKCHGLWSLLTTGGQLNELVVRGSPRFFADWDPNPRRALEDAEGGEEQQTQLVSSTLRGLWTDDIAGLLAAPVCRFLSSSLTKLRLWGDWCEGMQRFSKEQEDALQLLSSLRELEFWDFKGLQQFPAGLHNLSNLKNLVAYDCPVISSLPNDGLPKSLQKLAVYHCSEKLKQQGRGLEGTIPTVQIV